The Oscillospiraceae bacterium genome has a segment encoding these proteins:
- the gatA gene encoding Asp-tRNA(Asn)/Glu-tRNA(Gln) amidotransferase subunit GatA has protein sequence MNVFEWSAAELAQKIKAGELSAPEAVEAVIAAIDSKDGTYNCYTSLNKEAALQQAETVQSRIDAGEALSPLAGVPIGIKDNICTKGQLTTCASKILTGFKPPYNATVIEKLHAAGMIPLGKLNMDEFAMGSTTETSFYGATKNPWNTDRVPGGSSGGAAAAVAAKEAVVALGSDTGGSIRQPCSFCGVTGLKPTYGAVSRYGLIAYASSLDQIGPIARSAADVAAVFDVIRGKDPKDGTSMTGGRLDLNAVWNAKDVQGKKIGIPEDYFGEGIDPQVAAAVRAAADTLTDLGATVEIFWLPIVKYAIPTYYIIACAEACSNLSRFDGIKYGYKSPEAHSLREVYFKSRSEGFGMEVKKRIMLGNFVLSSGYFDAYYKKALQAKGLICQAFDDAFKDYDFLLGPVAPTTALPMGQGLSDPLAMYLGDIYTVMINIAGLPSLALPCGFDTQGMPVGMQLIGRPFEEETILCAGHAFQSVTDYHKQSPVTEKEAL, from the coding sequence ATGAATGTTTTTGAATGGAGCGCAGCAGAGCTGGCGCAAAAGATAAAAGCAGGCGAGCTGTCTGCGCCGGAGGCGGTAGAGGCGGTCATCGCTGCCATTGACAGTAAGGACGGCACTTATAACTGCTACACCTCACTGAATAAAGAGGCTGCTTTGCAGCAGGCTGAGACGGTACAGAGCCGGATCGACGCCGGGGAGGCATTGTCCCCGCTGGCCGGTGTGCCCATCGGTATCAAAGATAATATCTGTACCAAAGGTCAGCTGACCACCTGTGCGTCTAAGATTCTCACCGGCTTTAAGCCGCCTTATAACGCAACGGTGATTGAAAAGCTGCACGCTGCGGGCATGATCCCTCTGGGCAAGCTGAATATGGACGAGTTTGCCATGGGCTCCACCACGGAGACTTCCTTTTACGGTGCAACCAAAAATCCCTGGAACACGGACCGGGTGCCCGGCGGTTCCTCCGGCGGCGCAGCAGCGGCTGTGGCAGCCAAGGAGGCAGTTGTGGCTTTGGGCTCCGATACCGGCGGTTCTATTCGTCAGCCTTGTTCATTCTGCGGTGTCACCGGGCTGAAGCCCACTTACGGCGCAGTCAGCCGGTATGGCCTGATCGCTTATGCTTCTTCTTTAGATCAGATTGGGCCCATTGCCCGTTCGGCTGCGGATGTGGCGGCGGTGTTTGATGTGATCCGGGGCAAGGATCCCAAGGACGGCACCTCTATGACCGGCGGCCGGTTGGATCTGAACGCTGTGTGGAACGCCAAGGATGTGCAGGGCAAGAAGATCGGTATTCCGGAGGATTACTTCGGCGAGGGTATTGACCCGCAGGTGGCCGCCGCTGTGCGCGCTGCTGCCGACACACTGACCGATTTGGGCGCCACGGTAGAGATCTTTTGGCTCCCCATTGTGAAGTACGCCATTCCCACTTATTATATTATCGCCTGCGCCGAGGCCTGCTCCAATCTGTCCCGGTTTGACGGCATTAAATACGGCTACAAATCGCCGGAGGCGCACTCTCTGCGGGAAGTTTACTTTAAGTCCCGCTCCGAGGGCTTCGGTATGGAAGTGAAAAAGCGCATCATGCTGGGCAACTTTGTACTTTCCAGCGGCTACTTTGACGCTTATTATAAGAAAGCCTTGCAGGCCAAGGGTCTGATCTGTCAGGCCTTTGACGACGCCTTTAAGGACTATGACTTTTTGCTGGGGCCGGTGGCACCCACTACGGCGCTGCCTATGGGTCAGGGACTGTCCGACCCGCTGGCTATGTACCTGGGCGATATTTATACGGTTATGATCAACATTGCCGGTTTGCCCTCCCTGGCGCTGCCCTGCGGGTTTGACACCCAGGGTATGCCGGTAGGTATGCAGCTGATCGGTCGTCCTTTTGAGGAGGAGACCATTCTTTGCGCCGGTCATGCGTTCCAAAGCGTGACCGACTATCACAAGCAGTCCCCGGTAACGGAAAAGGAGGCGCTGTAA
- the gatB gene encoding Asp-tRNA(Asn)/Glu-tRNA(Gln) amidotransferase subunit GatB: protein MEYNTVCGLEVHTELSTKTKIFCNCSTAFGGEPNSHVCEICAGMPGTLPVVNERVVEYAVRTGLATNCTITRYNKFDRKNYFYPDLPKAYQISQLYLPICQNGYVEITDQINGGTKKVRIKEIHMEEDAGKLVHDEWSDCTLVNYNRCGVPLLEIVSEPDIACADEAVEYVEKLRAILQFCGVSDCKMQEGSLRADVNVSVMPVGATEYGTRTEMKNINSFRAIHNAIESEAQRQIEVIEDGGAVTQETRRWDDAKGTSYAMRSKEDAQDYKYFPEPDLPPIELSDEYIDTIRQQLPELPEAKKARYKSEYGLTDYDTDMICSSVSYVRLFERTVEITGNPQDSAHWIMGEVMKLLNDSQTLPEDMHFNPDALGRIIQLQNGNKISRDSAKKVLAAVFTDNVDPDEYVKQNQMEMVSDTGAIRKVVEDVLAQNEKAVNEYKGGKAASFNFLIGQCMRALRGKAPAAEVTKILKEILG from the coding sequence ATGGAATACAATACCGTTTGCGGTTTGGAGGTCCATACGGAACTTTCCACCAAGACCAAGATTTTTTGCAACTGCTCTACGGCGTTTGGCGGCGAACCCAACAGCCATGTTTGTGAGATTTGCGCCGGTATGCCGGGCACACTGCCGGTGGTGAATGAGCGAGTGGTGGAATACGCGGTGCGCACCGGTTTGGCTACCAACTGCACTATCACCCGGTACAATAAATTTGACCGTAAGAATTATTTCTATCCCGATTTGCCCAAAGCATACCAGATTAGCCAGCTGTATCTGCCCATTTGTCAAAATGGCTATGTGGAGATCACGGACCAAATCAACGGCGGCACCAAGAAAGTGCGGATCAAGGAGATCCACATGGAGGAGGACGCCGGCAAGCTGGTGCACGATGAGTGGAGCGACTGCACGCTGGTGAACTACAATCGCTGCGGCGTGCCGCTGCTGGAGATTGTGTCTGAGCCGGATATTGCCTGCGCCGATGAGGCGGTAGAGTATGTGGAAAAGCTGCGGGCCATCTTGCAGTTCTGCGGTGTGTCTGACTGCAAAATGCAGGAGGGTTCTCTGCGGGCGGATGTAAATGTGTCTGTGATGCCGGTGGGCGCTACTGAGTACGGCACCCGCACGGAGATGAAAAATATTAACTCCTTCCGCGCCATTCATAACGCCATTGAGAGCGAGGCCCAGCGCCAGATCGAGGTGATCGAGGACGGCGGCGCCGTGACGCAGGAGACCCGCCGTTGGGACGACGCCAAGGGCACCAGCTACGCGATGCGCAGCAAGGAGGACGCCCAGGATTATAAGTATTTCCCGGAGCCGGATCTGCCGCCCATCGAATTGTCGGACGAATACATTGACACCATTCGCCAGCAGTTGCCGGAACTGCCGGAGGCCAAAAAGGCTCGGTATAAGAGCGAGTATGGCTTGACGGATTATGATACGGATATGATCTGCTCCTCTGTATCTTATGTGCGGCTGTTTGAGCGCACGGTGGAGATCACCGGCAATCCCCAGGACAGTGCCCATTGGATCATGGGCGAGGTGATGAAGCTGCTTAACGACAGCCAAACCCTGCCGGAGGATATGCACTTTAACCCGGACGCTCTGGGTCGTATCATTCAGCTGCAAAATGGCAACAAGATCAGCCGGGACAGCGCTAAGAAAGTGCTGGCTGCCGTGTTTACAGACAATGTGGACCCGGACGAATATGTGAAGCAGAACCAAATGGAAATGGTCAGCGACACCGGCGCCATTCGCAAGGTGGTCGAGGATGTGCTGGCACAGAATGAAAAAGCCGTCAATGAGTACAAGGGCGGCAAGGCTGCTTCCTTCAACTTCCTGATCGGCCAGTGTATGCGCGCGTTACGCGGCAAGGCACCGGCGGCGGAGGTTACCAAGATCTTAAAAGAAATTCTTGGCTAA
- the spoVAD gene encoding stage V sporulation protein AD codes for MHKKGKTVSFADPPVITGHAGVAGKKEGEGPLGGDFDAVFADTTMGQQSFELAESAMLRDAILRALSAAGKSPSDVDFILSGDLLDQCMGSAFAIKDLDIPAIGLYGACSTMALSLGVGAMLIDAGAKCCVAGTSSHFCSSERQFRFPLEYGGQRPPSAQWTVTGAGSAVLESKGDGVRIRAVHIGTITDYGITDAGNMGAAMAPAAARTIHDLLEDSATTPADYDRIVTGDLGAVGTKLLYQLMEQDWGIQLAGHHKDCGMMIYDLKRQDVNAGGSGCGCGGSVLCSHILKKMEQGALRKVLFVATGALMSPTSTKQGNSIPGVAHGVVLEV; via the coding sequence ATGCACAAAAAAGGAAAGACCGTCTCCTTTGCAGATCCGCCGGTGATCACCGGTCACGCCGGCGTGGCAGGTAAAAAAGAGGGGGAAGGCCCCTTGGGCGGCGACTTTGACGCGGTGTTTGCCGATACCACCATGGGACAGCAGTCCTTTGAACTGGCCGAGTCCGCCATGCTACGGGATGCCATTTTGCGGGCGCTGTCGGCAGCGGGCAAAAGTCCGTCCGATGTGGATTTTATCCTAAGCGGCGACCTGCTGGATCAATGTATGGGCTCTGCTTTTGCCATTAAGGATTTGGACATTCCTGCCATTGGACTGTATGGCGCATGTTCCACCATGGCGTTGTCCTTGGGTGTGGGGGCTATGCTGATTGATGCCGGGGCCAAGTGCTGTGTGGCAGGAACCTCCAGCCATTTTTGCTCCAGCGAGCGGCAATTTCGTTTTCCTCTGGAGTATGGCGGTCAGCGGCCGCCCAGTGCCCAGTGGACGGTGACCGGCGCCGGCAGTGCAGTGCTGGAAAGCAAGGGTGATGGCGTGCGTATACGGGCGGTGCATATTGGCACCATTACCGATTATGGTATTACGGATGCCGGCAATATGGGCGCGGCTATGGCGCCGGCGGCTGCCCGCACCATTCATGACCTGTTGGAGGACAGCGCCACCACCCCGGCAGACTACGATCGAATTGTCACCGGGGACTTGGGCGCAGTGGGCACCAAGCTGCTGTATCAGCTGATGGAGCAGGATTGGGGTATTCAACTGGCGGGTCACCACAAGGACTGTGGCATGATGATCTATGATCTCAAGCGTCAGGATGTGAATGCAGGCGGCTCCGGCTGTGGCTGCGGCGGCTCCGTGCTGTGCAGCCATATTTTGAAGAAAATGGAGCAGGGTGCGCTGCGCAAGGTGCTGTTTGTGGCCACCGGCGCGCTGATGTCGCCCACCAGCACCAAGCAGGGCAACTCCATTCCCGGCGTGGCCCACGGCGTGGTATTGGAGGTGTAA
- a CDS encoding RluA family pseudouridine synthase gives MKEKQITPGDAGRRLDRYLGRTFPSLPRSLMYKEIRKKNIKVNKKRCTPEQVLSAGDRVALYLPDDVLAEKTVYYDFLSASKALDVVYEDENLLILNKPQGLLCHPNGKEYIDTLIARVKRYLYERNQWSPEDSGFAPALANRIDRNTGGLVIAAKTAPALREITALIRERKIEKFYLTVTEGIPPKAADTLTAYLHKDEKKNKVTLYDAPAPDRMACKTGYRVLDTKANRALLEVELYTGRTHQIRAQLAGIGCPLAGDGKYGNTHGRYRQALLSYKLIFHVPADYTIAHLDGKVFTADTRPITQIFTGDDSNER, from the coding sequence ATGAAAGAAAAGCAAATCACCCCCGGCGATGCCGGTCGGCGGCTGGACCGCTACCTGGGGCGCACCTTTCCCTCTCTGCCCCGGTCGCTGATGTATAAGGAAATACGCAAAAAGAATATTAAGGTCAATAAAAAGCGCTGCACCCCGGAGCAGGTACTCTCTGCCGGTGACCGAGTGGCCCTGTATCTGCCGGACGATGTGCTGGCGGAAAAGACGGTGTATTATGACTTTCTCTCCGCCTCCAAGGCGCTGGATGTGGTGTACGAGGACGAGAACCTATTGATCCTCAACAAACCCCAGGGGCTGCTTTGCCACCCAAACGGCAAGGAGTATATAGACACACTGATTGCCCGGGTCAAGCGCTATTTATATGAGCGCAATCAGTGGTCGCCGGAGGACTCCGGCTTTGCCCCGGCGCTGGCCAACCGTATTGACCGGAACACCGGCGGGCTGGTGATTGCAGCCAAGACCGCCCCGGCACTGCGGGAAATAACGGCGCTGATACGGGAGCGCAAGATTGAAAAATTCTACCTGACCGTCACGGAAGGGATCCCGCCCAAAGCAGCGGACACCCTCACCGCCTACCTGCACAAGGACGAGAAAAAGAACAAGGTCACCTTGTATGACGCGCCAGCCCCCGACCGCATGGCATGCAAAACCGGTTACCGCGTGCTGGACACCAAGGCGAACCGGGCGTTGCTGGAGGTAGAACTGTACACCGGGCGCACCCACCAAATTCGTGCACAACTGGCAGGCATAGGCTGTCCCCTGGCCGGGGACGGCAAGTACGGCAACACGCACGGCCGCTACCGCCAGGCGCTGCTCAGCTACAAGCTGATTTTCCATGTGCCGGCGGACTACACCATTGCCCATTTGGACGGCAAGGTGTTCACCGCAGACACCCGACCCATCACGCAAATCTTTACTGGAGATGATTCAAATGAAAGATAA